One window of Natronomonas salsuginis genomic DNA carries:
- a CDS encoding RNA-guided endonuclease TnpB family protein has translation GRNLKEHRSDFILCEYQTRPDVDLTVWDIQQVRAVYKRDEWRLQFVCRTTIDPEPPGDDVAGVDLGICNVAAVSFGGESVLYPGGALKEDDYYFTRKKAKCDDSSSREATRLDRKRTGRRTHFLHALSKAIVEECVERGVGTLVVGDLGGIREDDKDGDSRNWGDHGNLDLHGWAFDRFTTLLDYKAEAEGIDVELVSERDTSKSCSACGHTDDNQRVERGLYVCEECDTVANADVNGAENIRQKVLPSLACDGGDRDNGWLAQPAVHLFDRSEGCFAPREQVANREP, from the coding sequence GAGGCCGTAACCTCAAAGAACATCGTTCAGACTTCATCCTGTGCGAGTACCAGACTCGCCCGGATGTTGACCTGACCGTGTGGGACATTCAACAGGTTCGGGCCGTCTACAAGCGAGACGAGTGGCGGTTACAATTCGTCTGTCGAACCACTATCGACCCGGAACCGCCGGGCGACGATGTGGCTGGTGTTGATCTCGGGATTTGCAACGTCGCCGCCGTCTCGTTCGGCGGTGAATCGGTGTTGTATCCGGGTGGCGCACTCAAAGAGGACGACTACTACTTCACGAGGAAGAAAGCCAAGTGCGATGATTCCTCGTCTCGTGAAGCCACTCGTCTTGACCGGAAGCGAACGGGTCGTCGGACGCACTTCTTGCACGCGCTCTCGAAAGCAATCGTTGAGGAGTGTGTCGAACGAGGTGTCGGGACGCTTGTCGTGGGCGACCTCGGCGGCATCCGTGAGGACGACAAGGACGGTGACTCTCGGAATTGGGGCGACCACGGGAATCTGGACTTGCACGGGTGGGCGTTCGACCGCTTCACGACGCTCCTCGACTACAAAGCGGAAGCCGAAGGCATCGACGTGGAGTTGGTGTCGGAACGCGATACGTCGAAGTCGTGTTCAGCGTGCGGCCACACCGATGACAACCAACGTGTCGAACGCGGGTTGTATGTGTGCGAGGAGTGTGATACGGTTGCGAACGCGGACGTGAACGGTGCGGAGAATATTCGACAAAAGGTACTCCCGAGTCTCGCCTGTGATGGCGGTGATAGGGATAACGGCTGGTTGGCACAGCCAGCGGTTCACCT